Proteins from a genomic interval of Candidatus Eremiobacterota bacterium:
- a CDS encoding type II toxin-antitoxin system VapC family toxin, which yields MGAIVQRIVLCYTLIMERPSLYLETTIISYLGGRISRDVVVLAHQELTLQWWHQQRGNFDMYTSEIVFNEAQHGDKEAAGKRVALLAGIPVLAYTPDVERLARRYYEELSFPEKALADSFHLAFAIHYSLDYLLTWNCRHLANEILQRRLVKLNESLQLATPLIVTPEELIALSEEEP from the coding sequence ATGGGAGCTATTGTTCAACGGATCGTTTTATGCTACACTTTGATCATGGAAAGACCCTCACTCTATCTTGAGACGACCATTATCAGTTACCTTGGCGGCAGGATCAGCCGGGACGTGGTAGTTCTGGCTCACCAGGAGCTCACTCTTCAATGGTGGCACCAGCAGAGAGGCAACTTCGATATGTACACGTCAGAAATTGTGTTTAATGAGGCACAGCATGGCGATAAAGAAGCCGCAGGAAAGAGGGTTGCTTTGCTTGCCGGTATACCTGTGCTGGCGTATACTCCCGATGTAGAAAGGCTTGCACGACGATATTATGAAGAGCTGTCCTTCCCGGAGAAGGCACTTGCGGATTCTTTCCATCTTGCCTTTGCGATCCATTACAGCTTGGACTATCTCCTGACTTGGAACTGCAGGCACCTTGCAAATGAAATACTCCAGAGAAGGCTTGTCAAGCTGAATGAAAGCCTGCAGCTTGCGACACCTCTTATTGTGACTCCCGAAGAGCTTATTGCACTGAGTGAGGAGGAACCATGA
- a CDS encoding CocE/NonD family hydrolase, giving the protein MKRIIPRLSIAVLCSLFFISLAGCPHAASLKTGAHGGASSGADYEFTIQREMLTMPDGVKLAVSYWMPRGEQGEKFPVFFEMNGYRKDDLCYLSWDYPVGAWFARRGYVVAKVDVRGTGNSEGVLPEAEYSEKEISDGVEVINQLSKKEWSNGKVGMYGLSWGAFNSFMVAARKPPALKAILIAHVADDLYYQDVHFIDGVMHTDVWEAMIDTYNALPDPESLAITPEYFANRFDREPWHFIWKEKLCDGPFWRKESNRFRPVAEVPVYIIGGLLDGYRDTIPRLLNSSNKNVKADLGPWKHEWPHDAVPGPNYEWREKAARWWDHWLKDEDNGIMEEPRFMVFVRDACPPDEEIKKVPGEWRCGDWPVGGIKSERFYPGEENALGSSVPEGASDDKLSYRAGAGTGIHGWWGETSGDMAFDDECSLVYDSAPLKEAVEIIGLPRISLNVAADAPLYQWSVRLEDVWPDGKVSLVSGTLINPADRESRLRQVPLIPGKPVKLTGEIHYTTWRFRPGHRIRLAVGNAQFPMAWPTPYKGSTTLFPGADTWVELPVVIRNTLTGTCDLPKPQEEEWPPDASYEEENEGRQTKIEYNPDTGAAVYSCGINQKMTIRETTYHMVEQNTWKVNDSDPAHATYEAVTNYTITPPDRELTLKVHFRMASDEKNFNLTETRELLENGKVVREKKWSRAIPRGNQ; this is encoded by the coding sequence ATGAAAAGGATAATCCCAAGGCTTTCCATCGCCGTTCTGTGCTCGCTGTTCTTCATATCCCTGGCAGGCTGCCCCCATGCCGCCTCCCTGAAGACCGGGGCCCATGGAGGCGCCTCTTCAGGGGCTGATTACGAGTTCACCATCCAGAGGGAGATGCTCACGATGCCCGACGGGGTAAAGCTGGCAGTGTCGTACTGGATGCCCAGGGGCGAACAAGGCGAGAAATTTCCCGTCTTTTTTGAGATGAACGGCTACCGCAAGGACGATTTATGCTACCTGTCCTGGGATTATCCCGTCGGTGCCTGGTTTGCGAGGCGTGGCTATGTCGTGGCCAAGGTGGATGTGCGGGGCACCGGCAACAGCGAGGGAGTCCTCCCCGAGGCCGAGTACTCTGAAAAAGAGATCTCCGACGGCGTGGAGGTCATCAATCAGCTCTCGAAAAAGGAATGGTCAAACGGCAAGGTGGGGATGTACGGCCTCTCCTGGGGAGCCTTCAACTCCTTCATGGTGGCCGCGCGGAAGCCCCCGGCATTGAAAGCCATCCTGATAGCCCACGTGGCCGACGACCTTTATTACCAGGATGTCCATTTCATCGACGGCGTCATGCATACCGACGTCTGGGAGGCCATGATAGACACCTACAACGCCCTTCCCGATCCTGAAAGCCTCGCCATCACCCCTGAATACTTCGCGAACCGCTTTGACAGGGAGCCATGGCATTTCATATGGAAGGAGAAGCTCTGTGACGGCCCCTTCTGGCGCAAAGAGTCTAACCGCTTCAGGCCCGTGGCGGAGGTCCCCGTCTATATCATCGGGGGGCTCCTTGACGGCTACCGCGACACGATCCCGCGCCTGCTGAACTCATCCAATAAGAATGTCAAGGCCGACCTGGGGCCGTGGAAGCACGAGTGGCCCCACGACGCGGTGCCGGGCCCGAACTACGAGTGGCGTGAGAAGGCCGCCAGGTGGTGGGACCACTGGCTCAAGGATGAGGATAACGGCATCATGGAAGAGCCCCGTTTCATGGTCTTTGTCCGCGATGCCTGCCCGCCCGACGAGGAGATAAAAAAGGTGCCGGGAGAGTGGCGCTGCGGAGACTGGCCCGTGGGAGGGATCAAGAGCGAGCGCTTTTATCCCGGGGAGGAGAATGCTCTGGGAAGTTCCGTGCCGGAGGGAGCGAGCGACGACAAGCTCTCTTACAGGGCAGGAGCGGGGACCGGCATCCATGGGTGGTGGGGTGAGACCTCGGGCGACATGGCCTTTGACGATGAGTGCAGCCTGGTTTATGATTCAGCCCCATTGAAGGAAGCCGTCGAGATAATCGGCCTTCCCAGGATTTCTCTCAATGTGGCGGCCGATGCCCCTCTCTACCAGTGGTCCGTGCGCCTCGAGGACGTGTGGCCCGATGGGAAGGTATCGCTGGTGAGCGGCACGCTGATAAACCCTGCTGACAGGGAATCGCGGCTCCGGCAGGTGCCCCTTATTCCCGGCAAGCCCGTGAAGCTCACGGGGGAAATTCATTACACGACGTGGCGGTTCAGGCCGGGCCACAGGATCCGCCTTGCCGTCGGCAATGCCCAGTTCCCCATGGCCTGGCCCACTCCGTACAAGGGCTCGACAACGCTCTTCCCGGGAGCCGACACGTGGGTCGAGCTCCCCGTCGTCATCAGGAACACCCTCACGGGAACCTGTGATCTTCCAAAGCCGCAAGAGGAGGAGTGGCCGCCCGATGCCTCGTACGAGGAAGAGAACGAAGGCAGGCAGACAAAGATAGAGTACAACCCCGACACGGGCGCGGCAGTCTACTCCTGCGGCATCAACCAGAAGATGACCATCAGGGAGACGACGTACCACATGGTGGAGCAGAACACCTGGAAGGTGAACGACAGCGACCCGGCCCATGCAACGTACGAGGCCGTGACGAATTATACCATCACACCGCCGGACAGGGAGCTCACTCTCAAGGTCCATTTCAGGATGGCTTCCGATGAGAAGAATTTCAACCTGACAGAGACCAGAGAGCTCCTGGAGAACGGGAAGGTGGTCCGCGAGAAGAAGTGGAGCAGGGCAATCCCGAGGGGCAACCAGTGA
- a CDS encoding DUF4178 domain-containing protein codes for MRKIEARHLNCPSCGAPITVETAYAKTVVCPYCDSTNLIEDKGLSPAGKMAKISRAPSIFSVGRSGAIEGKRFRILGRLRYDYEDGFWDEWYLKYEDGKAGWISEEEGECTLFFKEAVTGEIDLGSIRVGQKVMVNGRQVFITEIQDATLAGGEGELNYRAVPGTAVTHYEGNASGTLISIEVWPRELEVHAGHPVSYESIHMDETEGEP; via the coding sequence ATGAGAAAAATTGAAGCAAGGCACCTGAACTGCCCCTCCTGCGGTGCCCCGATAACGGTTGAGACGGCATACGCAAAGACAGTGGTGTGCCCTTACTGTGATTCCACGAACCTTATTGAGGACAAGGGGCTGAGCCCCGCGGGCAAAATGGCGAAGATATCAAGGGCGCCTTCAATCTTCAGCGTCGGCAGGTCGGGAGCCATAGAGGGGAAAAGGTTCAGGATTCTGGGGCGCCTCAGGTATGACTATGAAGACGGTTTCTGGGACGAGTGGTACCTGAAGTACGAAGATGGAAAAGCAGGATGGATAAGCGAGGAAGAGGGTGAGTGCACGCTCTTCTTCAAGGAGGCCGTGACCGGGGAGATTGACCTGGGAAGCATCAGGGTGGGACAGAAGGTGATGGTCAACGGGCGCCAGGTCTTCATCACGGAGATCCAGGATGCCACTCTTGCCGGCGGCGAAGGGGAGCTCAACTACCGTGCCGTTCCTGGAACGGCAGTAACCCACTATGAGGGCAATGCCTCGGGCACCCTCATATCAATCGAGGTGTGGCCCAGGGAGCTGGAGGTCCATGCAGGACACCCGGTAAGCTATGAGTCGATCCACATGGATGAGACGGAAGGTGAGCCTTAA
- a CDS encoding DUF350 domain-containing protein produces MNFMMILNEFVKDVAWAVTAAIAMSAALAILLAIYNKLTPQLDEMQELKKGNIAVAIVMAAVILSYGFVVGMMVR; encoded by the coding sequence ATGAATTTCATGATGATACTCAATGAATTTGTCAAAGATGTCGCGTGGGCCGTGACGGCGGCGATCGCCATGAGCGCGGCGCTTGCCATACTGCTTGCCATTTACAACAAGCTCACGCCCCAGCTTGACGAGATGCAGGAGCTGAAAAAAGGCAATATTGCCGTGGCTATCGTGATGGCGGCAGTAATCCTCTCTTACGGATTTGTCGTGGGAATGATGGTGCGCTGA
- a CDS encoding polyamine aminopropyltransferase, with protein sequence MKPTTPLVLLVITFVISLCGLGYELLAGTITSYFLGNSILQFSLTIGIFLFAMGLGSYLSGRIEKNVAGAFVLAQVLIAVAGGFFSLVMFSVYTFAESSFYVAFFLLLLIVGGLIGLEIPLLIRLVNEYRSLNTAVAQVLAVDYCGALAASILFPLLLLPHLGLMKASFLYGLLNIVVAFLFMNLFRNSIQSLRPLFAASVISVLLLFGGFFYSFRLTGFFENRMFADEIILTRQTKYQRIVLTRNREDLRLYLDGNLQFCSLDEYRYHEVLVHPAMSAALHREQVLILGGGDGLAAREVLKYPGVKHVTLVDLDSEIVKLCRTNTLIAGLNRGSLGDARMEVIIEDAFTWLSRNPGLYDVIIADFPDPNNESIGKLYSTQFYQMVRQHCAKGAMVSVQATSPFFARSAFWCIVNTVRDAGFSAEPLHVNVPSFGEWGFVLASPLPVKLERISLQVPVRYLNPAVLASLFSFPDDISPVSTEINTLDNPVLLTYYLEGWSQWE encoded by the coding sequence ATGAAACCGACAACGCCCCTGGTCCTCCTTGTCATCACCTTTGTCATTTCCCTATGCGGGCTGGGATATGAGCTGCTCGCAGGCACCATCACCTCGTACTTCCTGGGCAACAGCATCCTTCAGTTTTCGCTCACCATAGGCATATTTCTCTTCGCGATGGGCCTGGGCTCCTATTTATCGGGGCGGATTGAAAAGAACGTGGCGGGGGCCTTTGTGCTGGCCCAGGTGCTTATTGCCGTGGCAGGCGGCTTCTTCTCTCTTGTCATGTTCTCTGTTTATACTTTTGCGGAAAGCAGCTTTTACGTGGCCTTTTTCCTCCTTCTCTTGATAGTGGGGGGCCTTATCGGCCTTGAGATCCCCCTTCTCATAAGGCTGGTGAACGAATACCGGAGCCTGAACACCGCCGTGGCCCAGGTGCTTGCCGTCGATTACTGCGGGGCCCTCGCAGCGAGCATTCTTTTCCCCCTGCTGCTGCTTCCTCACCTGGGCCTCATGAAAGCTTCATTCCTTTACGGGCTCCTCAATATCGTCGTGGCCTTCCTTTTCATGAACCTCTTCAGGAATTCAATTCAGAGCCTGCGGCCTCTCTTTGCCGCATCGGTCATCAGCGTGCTTCTGCTTTTTGGCGGCTTTTTCTATTCCTTCCGCCTCACAGGCTTTTTCGAAAACAGGATGTTTGCCGACGAGATTATCCTCACGAGGCAGACAAAATATCAGCGGATCGTGCTCACCAGGAACCGTGAAGACCTGAGGCTTTACCTCGACGGGAACCTCCAGTTCTGCTCCCTCGACGAATACCGCTATCACGAGGTGCTGGTTCACCCTGCCATGAGCGCGGCTCTTCACCGGGAACAGGTGCTGATTCTCGGCGGCGGAGACGGACTGGCTGCCAGGGAGGTCCTGAAATATCCCGGGGTGAAGCATGTGACGCTCGTCGATCTGGACAGTGAAATAGTGAAGCTCTGCAGGACAAACACCCTTATTGCAGGCCTCAACAGGGGATCACTGGGCGATGCAAGGATGGAGGTGATTATTGAAGACGCCTTCACCTGGCTCTCGAGAAATCCCGGCCTTTATGACGTGATAATCGCGGATTTCCCCGACCCGAACAATGAGAGCATCGGAAAGCTCTATTCCACGCAGTTTTACCAGATGGTGCGGCAGCATTGCGCCAAGGGCGCGATGGTATCGGTGCAGGCCACTTCGCCTTTTTTTGCCCGCAGCGCCTTCTGGTGCATAGTCAATACCGTGAGGGACGCCGGCTTCTCTGCGGAGCCTCTCCATGTGAACGTGCCTTCTTTCGGCGAATGGGGTTTCGTCCTCGCCTCGCCTCTGCCGGTAAAGCTTGAGAGAATCAGCCTGCAGGTGCCTGTGCGCTACCTGAACCCGGCCGTCCTGGCCTCGCTCTTTTCCTTCCCCGATGACATCAGCCCGGTGAGCACGGAGATCAATACGCTTGACAATCCCGTGCTTCTCACCTATTACCTCGAGGGCTGGAGCCAGTGGGAGTGA